A window from Ignavibacteriota bacterium encodes these proteins:
- a CDS encoding T9SS type A sorting domain-containing protein, which translates to MKILYLLVLTNFYFLHSINAQSVIFSDYSDYNLRLKVGSTEIISWTSNGIENINIEYTTDAGKTWKLIIENYKAENGLFEWIVPNTPSIFCQLKIYDSSDSNTFHIKPDLSSYGKYHYFTIIGENKWKYIQSNTNYNLTNINFLDSLNGIIWGNSTLLVTNNGGITWDIKSEFSEKNLLDVIFIDDKKGFAYKNNEIFSTNDGGVNWGSVYSNSEIRNIKKLTFQNGFIFYISHENNNDYLHSNIYKIDEFGTDNLKIFSFDSLKKPDGSYIYPNGIYKFAFINDSTGYLDFIYEFNGFYKELLLTSDGGFTWQLSGIPATPSDIIVLNNLNIYGIYIIFGNEGYKECGIYKFDQDKKFSILYRKNVLYYSIIFEKIHFYNNEIGWLLGSVDGESWDADPITISKSSDGGVTWDLQFFGSIYCKINNLYSFDGQTCWAVGDSGTILKSNDEITNVKNVDKKLISNFTLYQNYPNPFNPTTTIKYSIPSSVKSETSKVKLIVYDVLGKEISTLVNENKSPGNYEVVFDGTNLSSGIYFYKIQAGKFVETKKMILIK; encoded by the coding sequence ATGAAAATTTTATATTTGTTAGTCCTAACTAATTTTTATTTTTTACATTCCATAAATGCGCAATCCGTTATATTTTCTGATTATTCTGATTATAATCTTAGACTTAAAGTTGGATCAACTGAAATAATATCATGGACCAGCAACGGTATTGAAAACATAAATATTGAATACACAACAGATGCTGGCAAAACATGGAAGTTAATAATAGAAAATTACAAAGCTGAAAATGGACTTTTTGAATGGATAGTACCCAATACTCCTTCCATATTTTGCCAATTAAAAATTTATGATTCTAGCGATTCAAATACATTCCATATTAAACCCGATCTTTCAAGTTATGGAAAGTACCATTACTTTACAATAATAGGAGAAAATAAATGGAAGTATATTCAATCAAATACAAATTATAATCTAACCAATATTAATTTTCTTGACAGTTTGAATGGAATAATTTGGGGTAATTCCACATTATTAGTTACAAACAATGGCGGAATAACTTGGGATATAAAATCGGAATTTTCCGAAAAAAATTTACTAGATGTGATTTTCATTGATGATAAAAAAGGTTTTGCCTATAAAAATAATGAGATTTTTAGTACAAATGATGGCGGAGTAAATTGGGGTTCTGTTTACTCTAATTCTGAAATCAGAAATATTAAAAAGTTGACTTTTCAGAACGGTTTCATTTTTTATATTTCTCATGAGAATAACAATGATTATCTACACTCAAACATATATAAAATAGACGAATTTGGTACCGATAATCTCAAAATATTTTCATTTGATTCATTAAAGAAACCGGATGGATCTTATATTTACCCAAATGGAATATATAAATTTGCCTTTATAAACGACAGTACAGGTTATTTAGATTTTATCTATGAATTTAATGGATTCTATAAAGAACTTTTATTAACATCAGATGGAGGTTTTACATGGCAATTGTCTGGCATACCTGCAACGCCTTCTGATATAATTGTTTTAAATAATCTAAATATATATGGGATTTATATAATTTTTGGAAACGAAGGTTATAAAGAATGCGGAATTTATAAATTTGATCAAGATAAAAAATTTTCAATACTCTATAGAAAAAATGTTCTATATTATTCTATCATTTTTGAGAAGATACATTTTTATAATAATGAAATTGGGTGGTTGTTAGGAAGTGTTGATGGTGAAAGCTGGGATGCTGACCCTATTACTATTTCAAAAAGTTCTGATGGTGGAGTAACATGGGATTTACAATTTTTCGGGAGTATTTATTGTAAAATTAACAATCTGTACTCATTCGATGGTCAAACATGCTGGGCTGTTGGTGATAGCGGAACAATTTTAAAGTCTAATGATGAAATTACCAATGTTAAAAATGTTGATAAAAAATTAATATCTAATTTCACTCTTTACCAAAACTACCCCAACCCATTTAACCCAACTACAACAATTAAATATTCTATTCCGTCAAGCGTGAAAAGTGAAACGTCGAAAGTGAAACTAATTGTTTATGATGTTTTAGGAAAAGAAATTTCTACGCTCGTAAATGAAAATAAATCTCCCGGTAATTATGAAGTAGTTTTTGATGGTACTAATCTTTCAAGCGGAATTTACTTTTATAAAATTCAAGCTGGTAAATTTGTTGAAACAAAGAAAATGATTTTAATAAAATAA
- a CDS encoding glycosyltransferase family 2 protein, whose protein sequence is MIEKISVIIPVYNTKKYVKACVDSILEQKEFVQEIILINDGSTDGSREYLEEIYSENPLIKIHHTKNQRQGPARNFGTQISTGEFIYYFDSDDILKPGLFKRFNEILTEHPDLEIFAFSATPLIDEDYKLSETEKNRIKNTTVYSRKTNAVCKTGEDAFNILYPISSFSPLPYLYIFKKTIVIENNIKYRSIRFEDEEFAFQLFLHAKKTIIKDESYCDRRIREGSTMELDRCFADIFGYIQTNETLEKLKNLSRLKEETRQNIDKKIINLAKAMIIMKTASNLHFSADEKSTYKNALNTLKKKNSELAKFYYTYPAEYKLRMLKKKILG, encoded by the coding sequence ATGATTGAAAAAATTTCAGTAATAATTCCGGTTTATAATACAAAAAAATATGTTAAAGCATGTGTTGATTCAATTCTTGAACAAAAAGAGTTTGTACAAGAAATAATTTTGATAAATGATGGATCAACAGATGGTTCCAGAGAATATTTGGAAGAAATATATTCGGAAAATCCGTTAATAAAAATTCATCACACAAAAAATCAAAGACAAGGTCCCGCACGTAATTTTGGGACACAAATTTCAACCGGAGAATTTATTTATTATTTTGATTCCGATGATATACTTAAACCGGGATTGTTTAAAAGATTTAACGAAATTCTAACAGAACATCCCGATTTGGAAATTTTTGCATTTTCAGCAACTCCGCTTATTGATGAAGATTATAAATTAAGTGAAACAGAAAAAAATAGAATAAAAAACACAACAGTATACTCGCGAAAAACAAATGCTGTTTGTAAAACCGGCGAAGATGCGTTTAATATCTTATATCCGATAAGTTCGTTTTCACCACTACCGTATTTGTATATTTTCAAAAAAACAATTGTGATTGAAAATAATATTAAATACAGATCAATTAGGTTTGAAGACGAAGAATTTGCATTTCAATTATTTCTGCACGCAAAAAAAACTATAATTAAAGACGAAAGTTATTGCGATAGAAGAATTAGAGAAGGCTCAACAATGGAACTTGATAGATGCTTTGCAGATATTTTTGGATATATTCAAACAAACGAAACCCTGGAAAAATTAAAAAATTTGAGCAGGCTTAAAGAAGAAACTAGGCAAAATATTGATAAAAAAATTATAAATCTTGCCAAAGCAATGATAATTATGAAAACCGCCAGCAATTTGCATTTTTCTGCTGATGAAAAATCAACTTATAAAAATGCACTAAACACTCTAAAGAAAAAGAATAGCGAACTTGCAAAATTTTATTATACATATCCGGCAGAATACAAATTACGAATGTTGAAAAAGAAAATTTTAGGTTAA
- a CDS encoding B12-binding domain-containing radical SAM protein — protein sequence MLIYLTYLQINSHYVHGYNYGLGYISAVLKNNGFNVKYFPIWDFNDLEKFFNNIVDDNPAIIGFSATSSQFPYLKEIAKKIKTFSNSFLICGGAHTTLQPESITQIPELDAISIGEGEYAMLDLANTIQNKTDFTQIKNLWVRYKNEIIKNPVRPLIENLNSLPFPDKESLDYQKILDISNGNNRFIFSRGCTFKCSYCSNEALSSVYPNKNKYYRFMDPELAIEQIKIDQAKFNFNKITFDDDTISLNKKWFFTFFEMYKKNFSYPFRCNLRIETVNEDIIKLLKEAGAKNIGIGLEHGNEEFRRKVLNRKMTNEQIKNVFNLVNKYKISHDDFIMVGFPEENRKLFFDTVKLAREVGAKGKPSIFQPYPSTDLANVCETNNWLPDKEIYKERYEAVIDFPEFKKEDIQLSSEIFQFLVKYKFLPLLNVKIYLRILLHFSKVQNSTIHFAKRIRNKMKNYLNKFSEKKKKSALGTSIFDFKNSENISNI from the coding sequence ATGCTTATTTATCTTACATATTTACAAATAAACTCTCACTATGTTCATGGATATAATTATGGACTCGGCTATATTTCTGCCGTTTTAAAGAATAACGGATTTAATGTAAAATATTTTCCAATTTGGGATTTTAATGATCTCGAAAAATTCTTTAATAATATAGTAGATGATAATCCAGCAATAATTGGTTTTTCTGCAACAAGCTCGCAATTTCCTTATCTAAAAGAAATAGCAAAAAAAATCAAAACTTTTTCTAATTCATTTTTAATTTGCGGTGGTGCGCATACAACATTACAGCCTGAATCAATAACTCAAATTCCCGAGCTTGATGCTATTTCAATAGGTGAAGGTGAATATGCAATGCTGGATTTGGCAAACACAATTCAGAATAAAACAGATTTTACTCAAATTAAAAATCTTTGGGTTAGATATAAAAATGAAATTATTAAAAATCCTGTTAGACCACTTATTGAAAATTTAAATTCTTTACCATTTCCAGATAAAGAATCACTAGATTATCAAAAAATTCTTGATATAAGCAATGGAAATAACAGATTTATTTTCAGCAGAGGGTGCACATTTAAATGTTCATATTGTTCAAACGAAGCACTTTCTTCAGTTTATCCAAATAAAAATAAATATTATAGATTTATGGATCCGGAACTTGCAATTGAACAAATAAAAATAGATCAAGCAAAATTTAATTTTAATAAAATCACTTTTGATGATGATACAATTTCCTTAAACAAAAAATGGTTTTTCACTTTTTTTGAAATGTATAAGAAAAATTTTTCATATCCGTTTAGATGTAACTTAAGGATTGAAACCGTAAATGAAGATATAATAAAATTATTAAAAGAAGCCGGTGCAAAAAATATTGGTATTGGGCTTGAGCATGGTAATGAAGAATTTAGAAGAAAAGTTTTAAATAGAAAAATGACGAATGAGCAAATTAAAAACGTTTTTAATTTGGTGAATAAGTATAAAATCTCTCACGATGATTTTATTATGGTTGGATTTCCGGAAGAAAATAGAAAATTATTCTTTGATACAGTAAAATTAGCAAGAGAAGTCGGAGCCAAAGGAAAGCCATCAATTTTTCAGCCTTATCCCTCAACTGATTTAGCAAATGTTTGTGAAACGAATAATTGGTTGCCTGATAAAGAAATATATAAAGAACGCTATGAAGCAGTAATAGATTTTCCGGAATTTAAAAAAGAAGACATACAATTAAGTTCTGAAATTTTTCAGTTTTTAGTAAAATATAAATTCCTTCCATTGTTAAATGTAAAAATTTATTTAAGGATTTTACTACACTTCAGTAAAGTTCAAAATTCTACAATTCATTTTGCAAAACGAATTAGAAATAAAATGAAAAATTATTTAAATAAATTTTCTGAGAAAAAGAAAAAATCTGCTTTGGGAACTTCTATATTCGATTTTAAAAATTCTGAAAATATATCGAACATATAA
- a CDS encoding T9SS type A sorting domain-containing protein: MLGGNEEEEEETKEIEKINIIGSEASAISGEKFTDKMLYDGISPESNGGEYSSSSDGRWAVEGFPQWVTLDLGEEKEVETIKISGYGSDEGITYDCEFYRGEYSNKELIKKETTESGSYWSEHELGSVKTRYITIVVTGSEGNSWCDIWEMEVYGVDGTSEVGEEEVIPEEYGISQNYPNPFNLSTKVQVKMKETGNARLDVYNILGERVLSVLDAELSAGIHEINIDGSNLASGTYIYQLNIDGNFSQIKKMNLIK, translated from the coding sequence TTGTTAGGCGGAAATGAAGAAGAGGAAGAAGAAACAAAAGAAATAGAAAAGATAAACATCATAGGATCGGAAGCATCGGCAATAAGCGGAGAAAAGTTTACGGATAAAATGCTGTATGATGGAATAAGCCCGGAGAGTAATGGAGGAGAATATAGTTCGTCATCAGATGGAAGATGGGCAGTGGAAGGATTTCCGCAATGGGTTACATTGGATTTGGGCGAAGAGAAAGAAGTAGAAACAATAAAGATAAGTGGATATGGATCAGATGAAGGGATAACCTATGATTGTGAATTTTACAGAGGAGAATACAGTAATAAGGAACTAATAAAGAAAGAAACAACAGAAAGCGGAAGTTACTGGTCGGAACATGAATTAGGAAGTGTAAAGACAAGATACATAACAATAGTAGTAACGGGAAGTGAGGGAAACAGCTGGTGTGATATATGGGAGATGGAAGTATATGGAGTAGATGGAACATCAGAAGTTGGAGAAGAAGAAGTAATACCGGAAGAATATGGAATAAGTCAGAATTACCCGAATCCGTTTAACCTGAGTACAAAAGTGCAAGTGAAGATGAAAGAAACGGGAAATGCAAGACTTGATGTATACAATATATTGGGAGAAAGAGTATTATCTGTATTGGATGCAGAACTAAGTGCCGGAATACATGAAATCAATATTGATGGATCTAATCTTGCCAGTGGTACTTACATATATCAACTAAATATTGATGGTAACTTTTCCCAAATCAAAAAAATGAATCTGATTAAGTGA
- a CDS encoding glycosyltransferase family 2 protein — MDLSIVIPFYNEEDSIKPLYDAVTESMSNLPYSYELILVDDGSKDNTLYKMVEIAKSDSRLKVVKLKKNYGQTTGLHAGFQNAVGNYIVTMDGDLQNDPSDIGRMMEKLGEGNDICLGWREHRQDSQFTRLLPSKIANSLVRNVTGIPVRDNGCAIRSYKAETINKFPMYSEMHRLLPVINALTGASFTQIPVKHHARKFGSSKYGLSRIYKVILDLIALKTVFSSFNKPLFGFGFPALISGLLFTIFFGVSITTWFFNPGYPLVVLLGSTALFGILSFTLGFLGIICHLIYRSGNLKIEKMYKLKISKA, encoded by the coding sequence ATGGATTTATCAATAGTTATTCCCTTTTATAATGAAGAAGATTCAATTAAGCCTCTTTATGATGCTGTAACTGAATCAATGTCAAATCTTCCTTATTCATATGAACTAATTTTGGTTGATGATGGAAGCAAGGATAATACTTTATATAAAATGGTTGAAATTGCTAAATCAGATTCAAGATTAAAAGTTGTTAAACTTAAAAAAAATTATGGACAAACTACCGGTTTGCATGCCGGATTTCAAAACGCAGTTGGAAATTATATTGTTACAATGGATGGTGATTTACAAAATGATCCATCGGATATTGGAAGAATGATGGAAAAACTTGGCGAAGGAAATGATATTTGTCTTGGTTGGCGCGAACACCGTCAAGACAGTCAATTTACACGATTGCTTCCATCAAAAATTGCGAATTCCTTGGTAAGAAATGTAACAGGAATTCCGGTTAGAGATAACGGTTGTGCAATTCGTTCCTACAAAGCAGAAACAATAAATAAATTTCCTATGTATTCAGAAATGCACAGATTATTGCCTGTTATAAATGCATTAACGGGAGCTTCGTTTACGCAAATTCCCGTAAAACATCACGCAAGAAAATTTGGTTCTTCAAAATATGGATTATCCAGAATTTATAAAGTTATCTTAGATTTAATTGCACTCAAAACAGTTTTTTCATCATTTAATAAACCGTTGTTTGGTTTTGGATTTCCGGCATTAATTTCCGGTTTATTATTTACAATTTTTTTTGGTGTTTCAATTACTACTTGGTTTTTTAATCCGGGTTATCCTTTGGTAGTGCTTTTGGGTTCAACAGCATTATTTGGAATTTTATCATTCACTCTTGGATTTTTAGGAATCATTTGTCATTTAATTTATAGAAGTGGAAATTTAAAAATAGAAAAAATGTATAAGCTAAAAATAAGCAAAGCTTAA
- a CDS encoding glycosyltransferase, producing MNRKYDLSAIIVYYQKYEFDNIKPLFDQYKENLDKTNLNYEFVFVIDGNMPGVLNEVKSIAEKNQNIKVIKLGRWFGDATSLQAGFEASEGNLIITLPSFQQVEADEIPKMIENIKDCDMVVGWRYPRIDSFLNNFQSKVFNKIVKSFVGTQFHDLKCNVRLFKREILENIYMYGDQDRFLPLWAWRLGYKVKEIKVKQHKVDYRQKLYPLQSYTQRGLELLSLFFLIKFTKKPIRFFGSSGLIIFSLGLLLGFILFIQRMFFDVALADRPIVLVSILLIVFGILAFAIGLVGELIIFTHAKDIKDYIVEDVYSFKNDKLEKNN from the coding sequence ATGAATAGAAAGTATGATTTATCAGCTATTATTGTTTACTATCAAAAATATGAGTTTGATAATATCAAACCTCTTTTTGATCAGTATAAGGAAAATTTAGATAAAACCAATCTAAATTATGAATTCGTTTTTGTTATTGATGGTAATATGCCCGGTGTATTAAATGAAGTAAAATCAATTGCAGAAAAAAATCAAAATATTAAAGTTATAAAACTTGGTAGATGGTTTGGTGATGCAACATCTTTGCAAGCTGGATTTGAAGCTTCTGAAGGAAATTTAATAATTACACTTCCCTCATTCCAACAAGTTGAAGCCGATGAAATTCCTAAAATGATAGAAAATATTAAGGACTGTGATATGGTTGTTGGCTGGAGATATCCAAGAATTGATAGTTTTCTAAATAATTTTCAATCAAAGGTTTTTAATAAAATTGTAAAATCGTTTGTCGGGACTCAATTTCATGACTTGAAATGTAATGTAAGATTATTCAAAAGAGAAATTCTTGAAAACATTTATATGTATGGTGATCAAGATAGATTTTTACCATTGTGGGCTTGGCGTTTAGGTTATAAGGTTAAGGAAATAAAAGTTAAACAGCATAAAGTTGATTACAGACAAAAATTATATCCGCTCCAAAGTTACACACAAAGAGGATTGGAACTTTTATCATTGTTTTTCTTAATTAAATTCACAAAAAAACCAATAAGATTTTTTGGTTCTTCTGGACTAATTATTTTCAGTTTAGGTTTATTATTAGGGTTCATTTTATTTATTCAAAGAATGTTTTTTGATGTTGCATTAGCAGATAGACCAATTGTATTAGTCAGTATACTTTTAATTGTGTTTGGAATATTAGCTTTTGCAATCGGTTTAGTTGGAGAGCTAATAATATTTACTCACGCCAAAGATATAAAAGATTACATTGTAGAAGATGTTTATTCATTCAAAAATGATAAGTTGGAAAAGAATAATTAG